A window of Ananas comosus cultivar F153 linkage group 4, ASM154086v1, whole genome shotgun sequence contains these coding sequences:
- the LOC109708993 gene encoding sulfate transporter 4.1, chloroplastic-like isoform X2, which translates to MINVVGGGEREIPMEISYATSSNLNIADSDVIKGLARHVRGPARAGPGPLMGPTPSSSALIPSPPSLFAQWRSKLQSMSALHVMEFVFPCTRWIRTYQWQEYFQMDLMAGITVGVMLIPQAMSYAKLAGLHPIYGLYSGFVPIFVYAIFGSSRQLAIGPVTLVSLLVSNVLGNIVDPSDALYTELAILLAFMVGVLECIMGLLRLGWLLRFISHSVISGFVTSSAIVIALSQAKYFLGYNVERSSKIVPLARSIIAGAADFSWPPFLMGSTILAIILLMKYLGNSKKSLRFLRASGPLTAVILGTTFVKTFRPSSISVVGEIPQGLPQFHIPRGFEYAQSLLSTAVLITGVAILESVGIAKALAAKNGYDLDSNQELFGLGMANICGSFFSSYPATGSFSRSAVNHETGAKTGLSGVIMGCTMGCALYFLTPLFRDIPQCALAAIVISVGISLVDYEEAAFLWRVDKKDFLLWTITCIITLFLGIEIGVLVGVSASLAFVIHESANPHIAVLGRLPGTTVYRNIEQYPEAYIYYGIVVVRIDAPIYFANISYIKDR; encoded by the exons ATGATCAATGTTGTAGgagggggagaaagagagatacCGATGGAGATATCCTACGCAACCTCGAGCAATCTCAACATCGCGGACTCCGACGTCATCAAGGGGCTCGCGCGGCACGTCCGGGGCCCGGCGAGGGCGGGGCCGGGACCCCTCATGGGGCCCACGCCGTCCTCGTCGGCCCTGATCCCTTCGCCCCCCTCCCTCTTCGCCCAGTGGCGGTCGAAGCTCCAGAGCATGTCGGCACTGCACGTGATGGAGTTCGTGTTCCCGTGCACGCGGTGGATCCGGACTTACCAATGGCAGGAGTATTTTCAAATGGACCTCATGGCGGGGATCACGGTCGGCGTCATGCTCATCCCCCAG GCAATGTCATATGCAAAATTAGCTGGGCTTCACCCAATTTATGGGCTTT ATTCTGGTTTCGTTCCGATATTCGTATATGCCATTTTCGGATCGTCACGCCAACTCGCGATCGGTCCGGTGACGTTGGTATCCCTCTTAGTTTCCAATGTCTTGGGTAACATAGTGGATCCTTCAGATGCATTGTACACAGAGCTCGCTATACTACTCGCGTTTATGGTCGGCGTATTAGAATGTATAATGGGGCTTTTGAG GCTTGGTTGGCTTCTGAGGTTCATAAGCCACTCAGTAATATCCGGGTTTGTCACTTCCTCGGCTATTGTAATCGCGTTGTCTCAAGCGAAGTACTTCTTGGGGTACAATGTGGAGAGGAGTAGCAAAATCGTGCCGCTCGCGAGGAGTATAATTGCTGGAGCTGCAGAT TTCTCATGGCCCCCCTTTCTAATGGGATCAACAATCCTCGCAATTATTCTTCTTATGAAGTACTTG GGGAATTCGAAGAAGAGTTTGCGATTCCTCAGAGCATCGGGACCACTAACTGCGGTTATACTGGGGACAACTTTTGTGAAAACATTCCGCCCCTCCTCGATATCCGTG GTTGGCGAAATACCACAAGGCCTTCCACAGTTTCACATTCCTCGAGGGTTCGAGTATGCGCAATCTCTGCTTTCGACCGCCGTTCTCATTACTGGAGTGGCCATTCTA GAATCAGTAGGGATTGCCAAAGCATTGGCCGCGAAAAATGGGTACGACTTAGACTCGAATCAAGAG TTATTTGGCCTTGGAATGGCAAATATATGTGGTTCTTTTTTCTCTTCGTACCCAGCGACAG GTTCCTTTTCTAGGTCAGCTGTAAATCATGAAACTGGGGCAAAAACAGGATTATCAGGAGTTATAATGGGGTGCACAATGGGTTGTGCTTTATACTTTTTGACTCCATTGTTTAGAGATATACCTCAG TGTGCACTAGCTGCCATTGTTATCTCTGTTGGAATAAGTTTG GTGGACTATGAGGAGGCCGCATTCTTGTGGCGCGTAGATAAGAAAGATTTCCTTCTCTGGACTATCACTTGCATTATAACATTATTTCTCGGCATCGAGATTGGTGTGCTTGTTGGG GTTAGCGCTTCTCTCGCATTCGTCATCCATGAATCAGCAAATCCCCACATAG CTGTACTGGGACGTCTCCCCGGAACTACGGTTTACAGAAACATCGAACAGTATCCCGAAGCATACATATACTACGGAATTGTTGTTGTTCGAATTGATGCTCCGATTTATTTCGCAAACATAAGTTACATCAAGGACAGGTGA
- the LOC109708995 gene encoding glutelin type-B 5-like produces the protein MEIDLAPKQPKKSYGGDGGSYYEWCSGDLPMLGAAKIGAAKLALGKRGLALPSYSDSAKVAYVLQGSGTCGVVLPEATKEKVIAIKKGDALALPFGVVTWWFNPNDAELVILFLGDTSKGHKSGQFTNFQLTGSNGIFTGFTTEFVGRAWDLSESEATKLVGSQSDAGIVKLKDGQKMPEPSAKDREGMALNCEEAPLDVDIKNGGRVVVLNTQNLPLVGEVGLGADLVRLDGRAMCSPGFSCDSAFQVTYVVRGSGRVQVVGIDGKRVLETKVNGGYLFIVPRFFVVSKIAGEEGMEWFSIITTPNPVFSHLAGRTSVWKAISPEVLEASFNTTPEMEKLFRSKRTSDAIFFPPPN, from the exons ATGGAGATCGATCTTGCTCCGAAGCAGCCGAAGAAGTCGTATGGAGGCGACGGGGGTTCGTATTACGAGTGGTGCAGCGGCGACCTCCCCATGCTCGGGGCGGCGAAGATCGGCGCCGCGAAGCTCGCGCTGGGGAAGCGCGGGCTCGCGCTCCCCAGCTACTCCGACTCCGCCAAGGTTGCCTACGTCCTCCAAG GAAGTGGAACTTGTGGTGTTGTGCTCCCAGAAGCCACTAAAGAAAAAGTGATTGCCATCAAGAAGGGCGATGCTCTCGCCCTCCCCTTTGGCGTCGTCACCTGGTGGTTCAACCCTAACGATGCTGAACTCGTTATCCTCTTCCTAGGCGATACCTCAAAGGGCCACAAGTCTGGCCAATTCACAAACTTCCAGCTCACCGGCTCGAATGGCATCTTCACCGGTTTCACCACTGAATTCGTAGGCCGTGCTTGGGATCTCTCCGAATCTGAGGCCACTAAACTGGTTGGATCCCAATCAGATGCCGGCATAGTTAAGCTCAAGGATGGCCAGAAAATGCCCGAGCCATCTGCTAAAGACAGAGAGGGCATGGCTTTGAATTGTGAAGAAGCCCCTTTAGATGTGGATATAAAGAACGGGGGACGGGTTGTCGTGCTGAACACACAGAACCTTCCGTTGGTTGGAGAGGTCGGGCTCGGGGCTGATTTGGTAAGGTTGGATGGTCGAGCCATGTGCTCGCCCGGGTTTTCTTGTGACTCGGCTTTCCAGGTGACTTATGTGGTTAGGGGGAGTGGCAGAGTTCAGGTTGTGGGAATTGATGGAAAGCGGGTTCTTGAGACAAAGGTGAACGGTGGGTATTTGTTTATTGTGCCGAGGTTCTTTGTGGTGTCGAAGATTGCTGGTGAAGAGGGGATGGAGTGGTTCTCGATCATCACAACTCCCAA CCCTGTGTTCAGTCACCTGGCGGGGAGGACCTCGGTGTGGAAGGCGATATCGCCGGAGGTGCTCGAGGCCTCATTCAACACCACCCCGGAGATGGAGAAGCTGTTCCGATCCAAGAGGACCTCTGACGCCATCTTCTTCCCCCCTCCGAACTAG
- the LOC109709460 gene encoding protein SLOW GREEN 1, chloroplastic-like, whose translation MASLRSPPLSNPSFSRPFFSKPLLSPFPLKPYPKSPPLPRPLRASHKPSPKTRSLTPPASLLQSTAVAAAAAAALLLARFHTPSPAIAAPAPAAAVEPDTLPSSKDSETLTDAEKERLLQENLASNPDDVKSLRALMEVKVKSHKLPEAIGIVDRLIALEPDENDLPLLKAHLQSYNGDFEAAKQGFEELLEKDPFLVEAYHGLVMAASQSDADGDLDDILKRVEDAIELCKKAKKKEQLRDFKLLVAQIKVIEGEYEDSLMIYKELVKEEPRDFRPYLCQGIIYTLLRKKDEAEKHFQKYRRLVPKGHPYAQYFDDNMMAMKVFGQMEENKRKGSLKN comes from the coding sequence ATGGCGTCCCTTCGTTCTCCTCCCCTCTCAAACCCTAGCTTCTCCCGACCCTTCTTCTCCAAACCCCTCCTCTCCCCCTTCCCCCTTAAACCCTACCCCAAATCCCCTCCCCTCCCTCGCCCCCTTCGCGCCTCCCATAAACCCTCTCCCAAAACCCGATCCCTAACCCCTCCCGCCTCTCTCCTCCAAtccaccgccgtcgccgccgccgccgccgccgccctcctccTCGCCCGCTTCCACACCCCCTCCCCCGCCatcgccgcccccgcccccgccgccgcggtCGAGCCCGACACGCTCCCCTCATCCAAGGACTCTGAAACCCTAACCGACGCCGAGAAGGAGCGGCTCCTCCAGGAGaacctcgcctccaaccccgacGATGTCAAGTCCCTGCGAGCCCTAATGGAGGTGAAGGTGAAGTCCCATAAGCTTCCGGAAGCGATCGGCATCGTCGACCGCCTCATCGCGCTGGAGCCCGATGAGAACGATCTCCCCCTTCTCAAAGCCCACCTGCAGAGCTACAATGGCGACTTCGAAGCAGCGAAGCAAGGGTTCGAGGAGCTATTGGAGAAGGACCCGTTTCTCGTCGAGGCCTATCATGGCCTCGTAATGGCGGCCTCGCAATCCGATGCTGATGGGGACTTAGATGACATTCTTAAAAGGGTTGAAGATGCTATAGAGTTGTGCAAGAAGGCGAAGAAGAAGGAGCAGTTGAGGGATTTTAAGCTCCTAGTGGCTCAAATTAAGGTCATAGAAGGGGAGTATGAGGATTCTCTTATGATCTATAAAGAGTTGGTGAAGGAGGAGCCGAGAGATTTTCGGCCTTATTTATGCCAAGGGATCATATATACTCTTCTGAGGAAGAAGGATGAGGCCGAGAAGCATTTTCAGAAGTATAGAAGGCTTGTTCCGAAGGGCCATCCTTATGCCCAGTACTTTGATGATAATATGATGGCAATGAAGGTTTTTGGGCAGATGGAGGAGAATAAGAGAAAGGGCTCTTTGAAGAATTGA
- the LOC109708993 gene encoding sulfate transporter 4.1, chloroplastic-like isoform X1 translates to MINVVGGGEREIPMEISYATSSNLNIADSDVIKGLARHVRGPARAGPGPLMGPTPSSSALIPSPPSLFAQWRSKLQSMSALHVMEFVFPCTRWIRTYQWQEYFQMDLMAGITVGVMLIPQAMSYAKLAGLHPIYGLYSGFVPIFVYAIFGSSRQLAIGPVTLVSLLVSNVLGNIVDPSDALYTELAILLAFMVGVLECIMGLLRLGWLLRFISHSVISGFVTSSAIVIALSQAKYFLGYNVERSSKIVPLARSIIAGAADFSWPPFLMGSTILAIILLMKYLGNSKKSLRFLRASGPLTAVILGTTFVKTFRPSSISVVGEIPQGLPQFHIPRGFEYAQSLLSTAVLITGVAILESVGIAKALAAKNGYDLDSNQELFGLGMANICGSFFSSYPATGSFSRSAVNHETGAKTGLSGVIMGCTMGCALYFLTPLFRDIPQCALAAIVISVGISLVDYEEAAFLWRVDKKDFLLWTITCIITLFLGIEIGVLVGVSASLAFVIHESANPHIAVLGRLPGTTVYRNIEQYPEAYIYYGIVVVRIDAPIYFANISYIKDRLREYELDSTGATKDTQEKERIYFVIIEMAAVPYIDSSAVQALKDLHQEYKSREIQVELYLFCFQIRFMIDFNDITILASNFSRRWPFRIQTGRF, encoded by the exons ATGATCAATGTTGTAGgagggggagaaagagagatacCGATGGAGATATCCTACGCAACCTCGAGCAATCTCAACATCGCGGACTCCGACGTCATCAAGGGGCTCGCGCGGCACGTCCGGGGCCCGGCGAGGGCGGGGCCGGGACCCCTCATGGGGCCCACGCCGTCCTCGTCGGCCCTGATCCCTTCGCCCCCCTCCCTCTTCGCCCAGTGGCGGTCGAAGCTCCAGAGCATGTCGGCACTGCACGTGATGGAGTTCGTGTTCCCGTGCACGCGGTGGATCCGGACTTACCAATGGCAGGAGTATTTTCAAATGGACCTCATGGCGGGGATCACGGTCGGCGTCATGCTCATCCCCCAG GCAATGTCATATGCAAAATTAGCTGGGCTTCACCCAATTTATGGGCTTT ATTCTGGTTTCGTTCCGATATTCGTATATGCCATTTTCGGATCGTCACGCCAACTCGCGATCGGTCCGGTGACGTTGGTATCCCTCTTAGTTTCCAATGTCTTGGGTAACATAGTGGATCCTTCAGATGCATTGTACACAGAGCTCGCTATACTACTCGCGTTTATGGTCGGCGTATTAGAATGTATAATGGGGCTTTTGAG GCTTGGTTGGCTTCTGAGGTTCATAAGCCACTCAGTAATATCCGGGTTTGTCACTTCCTCGGCTATTGTAATCGCGTTGTCTCAAGCGAAGTACTTCTTGGGGTACAATGTGGAGAGGAGTAGCAAAATCGTGCCGCTCGCGAGGAGTATAATTGCTGGAGCTGCAGAT TTCTCATGGCCCCCCTTTCTAATGGGATCAACAATCCTCGCAATTATTCTTCTTATGAAGTACTTG GGGAATTCGAAGAAGAGTTTGCGATTCCTCAGAGCATCGGGACCACTAACTGCGGTTATACTGGGGACAACTTTTGTGAAAACATTCCGCCCCTCCTCGATATCCGTG GTTGGCGAAATACCACAAGGCCTTCCACAGTTTCACATTCCTCGAGGGTTCGAGTATGCGCAATCTCTGCTTTCGACCGCCGTTCTCATTACTGGAGTGGCCATTCTA GAATCAGTAGGGATTGCCAAAGCATTGGCCGCGAAAAATGGGTACGACTTAGACTCGAATCAAGAG TTATTTGGCCTTGGAATGGCAAATATATGTGGTTCTTTTTTCTCTTCGTACCCAGCGACAG GTTCCTTTTCTAGGTCAGCTGTAAATCATGAAACTGGGGCAAAAACAGGATTATCAGGAGTTATAATGGGGTGCACAATGGGTTGTGCTTTATACTTTTTGACTCCATTGTTTAGAGATATACCTCAG TGTGCACTAGCTGCCATTGTTATCTCTGTTGGAATAAGTTTG GTGGACTATGAGGAGGCCGCATTCTTGTGGCGCGTAGATAAGAAAGATTTCCTTCTCTGGACTATCACTTGCATTATAACATTATTTCTCGGCATCGAGATTGGTGTGCTTGTTGGG GTTAGCGCTTCTCTCGCATTCGTCATCCATGAATCAGCAAATCCCCACATAG CTGTACTGGGACGTCTCCCCGGAACTACGGTTTACAGAAACATCGAACAGTATCCCGAAGCATACATATACTACGGAATTGTTGTTGTTCGAATTGATGCTCCGATTTATTTCGCAAACATAAGTTACATCAAGGACAG GTTGCGTGAGTACGAACTCGACAGCACAGGAGCAACAAAAGATacacaagaaaaagaaagaatttaTTTCGTGATTATTGAGATGGCAG CTGTTCCATACATCGACTCGAGCGCAGTTCAAGCTCTCAAGGATCTGCATCAAGAATATAAATCTCGCGAAATCCAGGTAGAGTTGTATCTATTTTGTTTTCAGATTCGATTTATGATAGATTTTAATGATATTACAATCTTAGCTTCGAATTTCTCACGCAGATGGCCTTTTCGAATCCAAACCGGAAGGTTCTGA
- the LOC109708996 gene encoding glutathione S-transferase DHAR2-like: MAATAAAPASPIEVCVKAATGDPETLGDCPFSQRVLLTLEEKKIPYELKLIDLDNKPEWFLKISPEGKVPVFNGGHGKWIFDSDVVTRTIEEKYPEPSLVTPPEYSSVGSKLFPSFVKFLTSKDPNDGSEQALLDELRSLDEHLKEHGPFVNGEKISAVDLSLAPKLFHLQVALDHFKGWKIPENLTYVHSYMKLLFNRESFIKTKPSKEHVIAGWAPKVNA, translated from the exons ATGGCCGCTACAGCCGCAGCTCCGGCGTCGCCCATCGAGGTCTGCGTCAAAGCCGCCACGGGCGACCCCGAAACCCTAGGCGATT GTCCTTTTAGCCAGAGGGTTCTTCTCACGctcgaggagaagaagatccCCTACGAGTTGAAGCTTATCGACCTCGATAACAAGCCCGAGTG GTTTCTGAAGATAAGCCCCGAGGGGAAGGTTCCTGTGTTCAATGGCGGTCATGGGAAGTGGATTTTCGATTCCGATGTGGTCACGCGGACCATCGAGGAGAAGTACCCCGAGCCTTCGCTTGTCACGCCTCCGGAGTACTCGTCAGT GGGATCAAAATTATTTCCTTCCTTTGTGAAGTTCTTGACAAGCAAGGATCCTAATGATGGGTCAGAGCAGGCACTACTCGATGAGCTGCGTTCATTGGATGAGCATCTGAAGGAACAT GGTCCATTTGTTAACGGTGAGAAGATATCTGCTGTTGATCTTAGCCTGGCACCTAAGCTATTCCATCTTCAGGTTGCTCTTGATCATTTTAAAGGCTGGAAGATCCCTGAGAATCTGACCTATGTTCACTCTTATATGAAG CTGCTTTTCAATCGCGAGTCTTTCATCAAGACGAAACCCTCCAAGGAGCATGTCATCGCTGGGTGGGCGCCGAAGGTGAATGCATGA